A stretch of Aerococcus urinaehominis DNA encodes these proteins:
- a CDS encoding PrsW family glutamic-type intramembrane protease, whose product MFIFLFTDGIAVNSESLLSILLAVVAEEVAKAFLTLYFIRRYADKRYILNGLLIGAGVGAGFAVFETAGYGFYELMETGYYESLVNILVMRGVMAIGGHVVWAAIQGGALMLALKAMGVNFSWAALKEPAFLRFAGLTILMHFIWNSNLFILPLPIIMDLKYILLIIFAWLVIFILVNRGIKEINQITLDYQPTELTASDAADESVAKQIID is encoded by the coding sequence ATGTTTATCTTCCTTTTTACTGATGGTATTGCCGTAAACTCCGAGAGTTTGTTGAGTATTTTACTGGCAGTAGTCGCCGAGGAAGTGGCCAAGGCCTTTTTGACCCTTTATTTTATCCGTCGTTATGCCGACAAGCGCTATATTCTGAATGGCCTCTTGATTGGGGCCGGAGTAGGGGCTGGTTTTGCTGTTTTTGAAACGGCTGGCTACGGCTTTTACGAATTAATGGAGACAGGTTACTATGAGAGCTTAGTTAATATCCTCGTCATGCGTGGTGTTATGGCAATTGGTGGCCATGTGGTCTGGGCTGCCATTCAGGGAGGTGCTTTGATGCTAGCCCTCAAGGCCATGGGGGTAAACTTCTCTTGGGCAGCACTCAAGGAGCCAGCCTTCCTACGTTTTGCGGGCTTGACTATCTTGATGCATTTTATTTGGAATTCCAACCTCTTTATTTTACCACTGCCGATTATCATGGATTTAAAATATATCTTATTAATTATCTTTGCCTGGCTTGTTATCTTTATCCTAGTTAACCGTGGCATTAAAGAAATCAACCAGATTACCCTCGACTACCAGCCAACTGAACTCACAGCCAGTGATGCGGCCGATGAATCAGTTGCTAAGCAGATAATTGATTAA
- a CDS encoding DegV family protein, which produces MKRALIVDSTANIGETLFNHPDIYQANLTVHFNGEEASYVDTWDEARTKAFYEKMAAADHIPTTSQPAPEDFIKAFEAVVAAGYETVYVLTVASQISGTFQTASMISKDYEDLIDIHLVDSGTSSYGMKNMVEHLVAWFETDMTNQEIDDQLAKLVRETYVLGAIHNLTNFQKGGRISHLGGSIAGLFKVAGLFSVHQGKIDIEKVTRGKQRVRQALDQAIDKYISNHPGAFRLAVVHSNIGEVAKEKARDLRQRFPPAKDVVIDNLTIVVGTQLGEDILAYIYLPYLLT; this is translated from the coding sequence ATGAAAAGAGCATTAATTGTTGACTCAACTGCTAATATTGGTGAGACTTTGTTCAACCATCCTGATATTTACCAGGCAAACTTGACTGTCCACTTCAATGGTGAGGAAGCGTCCTATGTTGACACTTGGGATGAAGCACGCACCAAAGCCTTCTATGAAAAGATGGCGGCAGCCGACCATATCCCAACTACTAGCCAACCAGCTCCTGAAGATTTTATCAAGGCCTTTGAGGCAGTGGTAGCTGCTGGTTATGAGACGGTCTATGTCCTCACTGTCGCCTCACAAATTTCCGGAACCTTCCAAACAGCCTCTATGATTAGTAAGGATTATGAAGACCTAATTGATATCCATTTAGTGGACTCTGGCACTTCGAGCTATGGCATGAAGAATATGGTAGAACACCTAGTGGCCTGGTTTGAAACCGATATGACCAACCAAGAAATTGATGACCAGCTGGCCAAGCTAGTGCGTGAAACATACGTACTAGGAGCCATCCATAACCTGACCAATTTCCAAAAAGGTGGCCGTATTAGTCACTTGGGCGGTAGTATCGCAGGTTTATTTAAGGTAGCAGGCCTCTTCTCTGTCCACCAAGGTAAAATTGATATTGAAAAAGTTACCCGCGGCAAGCAAAGGGTACGTCAAGCCCTGGACCAAGCCATCGATAAATATATTTCAAATCATCCGGGTGCTTTTCGTTTAGCGGTTGTCCACTCTAATATCGGTGAAGTAGCCAAGGAGAAGGCTCGCGACTTACGGCAACGCTTCCCCCCAGCCAAAGATGTGGTCATTGATAATCTAACGATTGTCGTCGGTACCCAGCTAGGTGAGGACATATTAGCTTATATCTACTTGCCTTATCTTTTGACATAG
- a CDS encoding SDR family NAD(P)-dependent oxidoreductase, with protein sequence MFDLSGQVAVVTGGANGIGAGVVQCLAQAGAYVAILDIDQDNGQRIAAQVEGDFYQLDVTDHEATYEVFKMIAENQGKIDILVANTGVYPEVMLADVSETDYYHTTDINLKGMIYATQAAVHYMKEQHFGRIILMSSITGDIAGYPGGGIYGATKAAALGFMRNIAVEYGQYGITVNAIQPGLIATESLKALGAVQGGEKYIPMQTLGQPSDIGAAAVFFASKEAAYVTGQALVVDGGQILPETPNSLPD encoded by the coding sequence ATGTTTGATTTAAGTGGTCAAGTGGCCGTTGTCACCGGGGGCGCTAATGGCATTGGTGCTGGTGTGGTCCAGTGCTTGGCGCAAGCTGGGGCTTATGTAGCCATTTTAGATATTGATCAAGACAATGGTCAAAGGATTGCTGCACAAGTAGAAGGAGATTTTTACCAGCTCGATGTAACCGACCATGAGGCTACCTATGAAGTTTTCAAAATGATTGCTGAAAATCAGGGGAAAATTGATATTTTAGTGGCTAATACCGGCGTCTATCCGGAAGTGATGTTGGCGGATGTTAGTGAAACAGACTATTACCACACTACAGATATCAACCTAAAAGGTATGATTTATGCCACTCAGGCTGCTGTTCATTATATGAAGGAGCAGCACTTTGGCCGCATTATCCTCATGTCTTCAATAACTGGTGATATTGCTGGCTATCCAGGTGGCGGTATTTACGGCGCAACCAAGGCTGCTGCTTTAGGTTTTATGCGCAATATTGCAGTAGAATATGGCCAGTATGGTATCACTGTTAACGCCATTCAACCTGGTTTAATCGCTACTGAGTCATTGAAGGCTTTGGGCGCAGTCCAAGGGGGCGAAAAGTATATTCCAATGCAAACCCTAGGGCAACCAAGCGATATTGGGGCTGCAGCTGTCTTCTTTGCTTCTAAGGAGGCTGCTTATGTCACTGGTCAAGCTTTAGTGGTAGATGGGGGACAAATTCTCCCTGAAACACCTAACAGTCTGCCAGACTAA
- a CDS encoding creatininase family protein: MELRSHFLNQLTNQEVEDYLDQDDVILVPFGPTEVHGGLPLDCETVVSQGLALLLAQRVNCLVLPNIPYIYSGATASARGTIQLTVKESSNLLYGIAKSLLQSGFTRQIYFSLHGPAHIPMQPVVRDFFDETGVGILYIDIAMALHRSGLFEGPDMLANFDRMILAAYQLQGRLAEVPLTTAFDHEFPNDSGQFSYLKKQAYESGAIGYYFGDLGEHMPTTAIPDEATRQRLAEEGLPMLEKVVDLNDLPRILAEMNIHADYVDRVLSERPNSPAAFNQGQ; this comes from the coding sequence ATGGAATTGCGTAGTCATTTTCTTAACCAACTGACTAATCAAGAGGTTGAGGACTATCTAGACCAAGATGATGTCATCCTGGTACCTTTTGGACCAACCGAGGTGCATGGCGGCCTGCCCTTGGATTGTGAAACTGTCGTTAGCCAGGGCTTGGCACTGCTTTTAGCTCAGCGGGTCAACTGTTTGGTGCTACCTAATATTCCTTATATTTATTCAGGGGCGACCGCCAGCGCCCGGGGTACCATCCAGCTGACAGTAAAGGAATCAAGTAATCTACTATATGGTATCGCTAAAAGCCTATTGCAATCAGGCTTTACCCGGCAGATTTACTTTTCCCTTCATGGACCGGCCCATATTCCTATGCAGCCGGTAGTGCGAGACTTTTTCGATGAAACTGGGGTCGGTATCCTATATATCGATATCGCTATGGCCCTTCACCGGTCAGGCTTGTTTGAGGGGCCAGATATGCTAGCCAACTTTGACCGGATGATTCTAGCCGCCTATCAATTGCAAGGACGTTTAGCAGAGGTGCCCTTGACCACAGCATTTGACCATGAATTTCCTAATGATAGTGGTCAATTTAGCTACCTGAAAAAACAAGCCTATGAGAGTGGGGCCATTGGTTACTACTTTGGTGATTTGGGTGAGCATATGCCGACCACTGCGATTCCAGATGAAGCCACCCGTCAGCGCCTAGCTGAAGAGGGCTTACCTATGCTAGAAAAAGTTGTTGACCTGAATGATTTGCCACGGATACTTGCTGAAATGAACATTCATGCTGACTATGTAGATAGGGTTTTAAGTGAGCGTCCTAATAGTCCAGCGGCTTTTAACCAGGGGCAATGA
- a CDS encoding putative quinol monooxygenase: MAILVTIDYRGQAGSAQEFAHDMLENGIVDRIRQQAGNLAYQYYLPWDDQDVVRLVDVWTDQAAIDRHHASSMMAEIIALREKYDLTMTVNRYQISEDQVPDSDQAFIRA, translated from the coding sequence ATGGCAATATTAGTAACAATTGATTATCGTGGCCAAGCGGGCAGTGCCCAGGAATTTGCCCATGACATGCTCGAAAATGGTATTGTTGACCGCATCCGCCAGCAGGCTGGTAACCTGGCCTACCAATATTATCTGCCTTGGGATGACCAGGATGTGGTTAGGCTGGTCGATGTTTGGACTGACCAAGCCGCTATTGACCGTCACCATGCTTCCAGTATGATGGCTGAGATCATTGCCTTGCGGGAAAAATATGATCTGACCATGACTGTTAACCGTTACCAAATTAGTGAAGACCAGGTCCCAGATAGCGACCAAGCCTTCATTAGAGCGTAA
- a CDS encoding phosphate:AMP phosphotransferase: MLAPELIERQEIDPALSDRKRSDLGEEFAKLHRQLQDTDKSMLVIVDGWESSGKGYLLKDLTRELDPKFYEVATFDQAQDHESCFPYLRRFFLRAPRRGQIVFFDRSFYYDLFHNLDWQGQELAHLIEDIAFVEQALHHDNTLVVKFFIDHTEAEMAKRIKELEKDPYRDVLLSDQDYDQLDNYQAYRQHFIDILNRTNYADTPWQVLHVTGKKDQSRLALQICIDRLAEWLDTDLSRSPQFDFNQAVTGDLPLDQVDLTAHIDKVDYDEIKDQLQKEAGDLLYQAYRQGKGVILAYEGHDAAGKGGNIKRLTRLMDPRGYDVATTAAPNQEEADHHYLWRFYRDFPSHGRMTIFDRTWYGRVLVERVEGFTPDYRVQEAYSEINQMEHNLVHQGYLVLKYLILIDKDEQYDRFKDREENPDKQYKITDEDWRNREKFAAYQGAMNDMVRYTSSPEAPWTLVPGNNKRYARIFVLKDFIKRMQAFLATD, from the coding sequence ATGCTAGCTCCAGAACTCATTGAACGCCAAGAAATAGATCCGGCTTTAAGCGACCGCAAGCGGTCTGACCTGGGCGAGGAATTTGCCAAACTCCACCGCCAGCTCCAGGACACCGATAAATCGATGCTGGTTATTGTCGATGGCTGGGAGTCATCTGGTAAGGGTTATTTACTGAAAGATTTAACCCGGGAATTAGACCCCAAGTTTTACGAGGTAGCCACCTTTGACCAGGCCCAAGACCATGAAAGCTGCTTTCCCTACCTGCGCCGGTTTTTCTTGCGGGCACCCCGCCGTGGCCAAATTGTTTTCTTTGACCGGTCTTTCTATTATGACCTCTTCCATAATTTAGACTGGCAGGGCCAGGAACTGGCCCATTTAATTGAGGATATTGCCTTTGTTGAGCAAGCCCTCCACCATGATAATACCCTGGTAGTGAAATTCTTTATTGATCATACTGAAGCAGAGATGGCTAAACGGATTAAGGAATTAGAAAAAGACCCCTACCGCGATGTCCTCTTGTCAGACCAGGACTATGACCAGCTAGACAACTACCAGGCCTACCGCCAGCATTTTATCGATATCCTCAACCGGACCAATTATGCGGATACCCCTTGGCAGGTCCTGCATGTAACTGGTAAAAAAGACCAGTCCCGTTTGGCCCTGCAAATCTGCATAGACCGCCTAGCTGAGTGGTTAGACACCGACTTAAGCCGGTCACCCCAGTTTGATTTTAACCAGGCCGTCACTGGTGACCTACCCCTGGACCAGGTTGATTTAACCGCTCATATCGACAAGGTTGACTACGATGAAATCAAAGACCAGCTGCAAAAAGAAGCTGGTGACCTCCTCTACCAGGCTTACCGCCAAGGCAAGGGTGTAATCCTAGCCTATGAGGGCCATGATGCCGCTGGTAAGGGTGGCAATATCAAGCGGCTGACCCGGCTCATGGATCCACGTGGCTATGACGTGGCCACAACGGCCGCCCCTAACCAGGAAGAGGCAGACCACCACTACCTTTGGCGTTTCTACCGTGATTTTCCTAGCCACGGTCGCATGACTATTTTCGACCGCACCTGGTATGGCCGAGTCCTGGTTGAACGGGTGGAAGGCTTTACCCCTGACTACCGGGTCCAAGAAGCCTATAGCGAAATCAACCAGATGGAGCACAACTTGGTCCACCAGGGCTATTTGGTCTTAAAATATCTAATTTTAATTGATAAAGACGAACAGTACGACCGCTTTAAGGACCGAGAGGAAAATCCAGACAAGCAATACAAAATTACTGATGAAGACTGGCGCAACCGCGAGAAATTTGCTGCCTACCAGGGTGCCATGAATGATATGGTCCGCTATACCTCTAGTCCCGAAGCACCCTGGACCCTAGTCCCAGGCAATAACAAGCGCTATGCCCGCATTTTTGTCCTCAAAGATTTTATCAAGCGCATGCAGGCCTTTCTAGCTACAGATTAA
- a CDS encoding GIY-YIG nuclease family protein, translating to MIKYDKLLGEKRDLMHVNEPVVYELDYKSQVFDHFNKDLIQADDQEVILEYPTVYIINDKASRKFNVYIGETNNVIQRTRQHMADQEKVSFLQSPSSKIYLIGHDMFNKSLTMDIENRLMHYMVALGNVKKTL from the coding sequence TTGATAAAATATGATAAATTATTAGGTGAAAAGAGGGATTTGATGCATGTCAATGAGCCAGTGGTTTATGAACTGGACTATAAAAGCCAAGTATTTGACCACTTTAATAAAGACCTGATACAAGCTGATGACCAGGAAGTTATTTTAGAATATCCAACTGTATATATTATTAATGATAAAGCGAGTCGTAAATTTAATGTGTATATTGGTGAAACCAATAATGTTATTCAACGGACTAGGCAACATATGGCTGATCAAGAAAAGGTTTCCTTTTTACAGTCTCCGTCCAGTAAAATTTATTTAATCGGCCACGATATGTTTAATAAGTCGCTTACTATGGACATCGAAAACCGCTTAATGCATTATATGGTAGCTCTCGGTAATGTAAAAAAAACTCTATAA